The proteins below are encoded in one region of Planctopirus limnophila DSM 3776:
- a CDS encoding metal-dependent hydrolase, with protein sequence MAGFQTHIGVAAAVGTGYAYWGYYTLQMPVPTCLLAGGFVTIAGMMPDLDSDSGIPARETITFAAAIIPMILMNRLISSGLSAEQLVLVGIPLYLFIRFAIGTLLKRFTIHRGMFHSIPAIAIAGMIGFLICDADMHGARIYKTIAVMLGYTTHLVLDEIWSVNLNGAVPTLKKSFGTALKFFSNDPTATSATYGMLLLLGLFVLRDASPEVKQRMAGFVPSISAFATNETNQKSAAIPPRNSPQSRSSREISPTIEQPPVRDWARTPSRSTGDQPMDPWSQSAPLPPSQRWTPPRDPTKNRSSDSWSEVRKSDEFAPDHFSNGWR encoded by the coding sequence ATGGCGGGCTTTCAGACACATATTGGCGTCGCAGCAGCAGTAGGCACGGGGTATGCCTACTGGGGCTACTACACCTTGCAAATGCCAGTTCCCACCTGCCTGCTGGCTGGTGGCTTCGTAACCATTGCGGGAATGATGCCCGATCTCGACAGTGATTCTGGAATTCCTGCTCGGGAAACGATCACCTTTGCAGCCGCCATTATTCCGATGATTTTGATGAATCGCCTGATCTCATCAGGGCTCTCAGCCGAACAACTCGTTCTGGTGGGCATTCCTCTTTATCTATTTATTCGCTTTGCCATCGGAACACTTCTGAAGCGTTTCACGATTCACCGGGGAATGTTCCACAGCATCCCCGCGATTGCCATTGCCGGAATGATTGGTTTTTTGATCTGCGATGCCGATATGCATGGAGCTCGTATCTATAAAACCATCGCCGTCATGCTGGGCTACACCACTCATCTGGTGCTGGATGAAATCTGGAGTGTCAATCTGAATGGTGCTGTCCCGACTCTCAAAAAATCCTTTGGCACAGCTCTCAAATTCTTCAGCAACGACCCCACAGCTACATCAGCCACTTACGGCATGCTCCTGCTGCTGGGACTGTTTGTCCTGCGTGATGCGTCTCCCGAAGTGAAACAGCGTATGGCTGGCTTCGTCCCGTCCATCTCGGCTTTTGCAACAAACGAAACAAACCAGAAATCCGCGGCGATTCCTCCCAGAAACTCTCCACAGAGCCGGAGTTCACGCGAAATATCTCCAACCATAGAGCAACCACCTGTGAGAGACTGGGCGAGAACTCCCTCTCGATCAACCGGGGATCAGCCAATGGACCCCTGGTCACAATCCGCGCCTTTGCCTCCATCGCAAAGATGGACACCTCCCCGCGATCCAACAAAAAATCGAAGTTCAGACTCCTGGTCAGAAGTTCGCAAGTCTGATGAATTCGCTCCGGATCATTTCAGTAACGGTTGGCGCTGA
- a CDS encoding alpha/beta hydrolase translates to MLPGHLMSDPQPALASLPEPRQLVMSDGSVLNYRLWQPTQPTGRALILLHGIQSHSLWYDRSCSHWAQQGWLILAPDRRGSGLNSTHRGDVQHADRWLFDISAWINLARSLTTGSLRQSFRDQPLVSFQPQIVLAGMSWGGRLAAAYASLWPEKISACMLLYPGICPRIEPNRLQKLLLKFVQNTSMSPKLKKIPGLEPERFTRNISAQEFIAHDSLALREATLRFFWHHHQLGPLALQGLSHPQRPVFLALAGQDQIIDSHRTQALFQKELQHSPLPHELQWYAEAAHTIEFEPCHALFLEQSTNWLNRVCPAFSQSA, encoded by the coding sequence ATGTTGCCAGGCCATTTGATGAGCGATCCGCAACCGGCACTTGCCTCTCTTCCCGAACCGCGGCAGTTGGTCATGTCCGATGGCTCTGTGCTGAATTATCGCCTCTGGCAACCGACCCAACCGACTGGTCGTGCTCTTATTCTGCTGCATGGCATACAAAGCCACTCGCTCTGGTACGATCGATCCTGCTCCCATTGGGCTCAACAAGGCTGGCTGATCCTGGCCCCTGATCGACGTGGATCAGGACTTAACTCCACCCATCGAGGTGATGTCCAGCATGCCGATCGCTGGTTATTCGACATTTCCGCTTGGATCAACCTTGCCAGAAGTCTCACAACAGGCTCACTGAGGCAGTCATTTCGTGATCAACCCTTGGTATCATTCCAACCTCAGATTGTGCTGGCAGGAATGAGTTGGGGTGGTCGCCTGGCAGCCGCCTATGCAAGTTTGTGGCCTGAAAAAATCTCAGCCTGCATGCTGTTGTACCCAGGGATCTGTCCCCGGATCGAGCCGAATCGATTGCAGAAATTACTATTGAAATTCGTTCAAAACACCTCAATGAGCCCAAAGCTCAAAAAGATTCCCGGGCTGGAACCTGAGCGATTCACCAGAAACATCTCAGCTCAGGAATTTATTGCGCATGACTCTCTCGCCCTCAGAGAAGCCACATTACGATTTTTCTGGCACCACCATCAATTAGGGCCGCTGGCGCTCCAGGGGCTGAGCCATCCTCAAAGACCCGTCTTCCTCGCTTTGGCCGGCCAGGATCAGATAATTGACAGCCATCGCACTCAAGCTCTTTTCCAGAAAGAACTTCAACATTCGCCACTTCCCCACGAACTCCAGTGGTATGCAGAGGCGGCTCACACCATCGAATTCGAACCTTGCCACGCGTTGTTCCTCGAACAGAGTACAAACTGGCTCAACCGTGTCTGCCCTGCCTTCTCCCAAAGCGCATGA
- a CDS encoding glycosyltransferase, which translates to MPQRIALIIPTLDQSGAEKQFTLLATHLSKADFTCRVLALTRGGPYEKILQEHDIEVRILNKRWKFDPWAYSRLRRELIEFDPDIVHTWLFAANAYGRLAARAVPRAKVVVSERCVDSWKAGWQTFLDRRLIAGTDQLIGNSKSVVEFYRKLGIPESKLGCIPNGIELPVIEPVSLASKETWRSEQGIPKESFVVGYVGRLAPQKAIQDLIWAIETLRQIRPQCHLYIAGDGPERGRLERLVHAVHANAHVHFAGHVNKTDEIYRHIDAFCLPSRFEGMSNSLLEAMSWGVPCLASAIPANAELIENARSGLLFNAGDAVGLMQGLRRFIDEPELRHHLGQQARQRVSSEFTISQMVDRWVSVYRSLNAVNG; encoded by the coding sequence GTGCCACAAAGGATTGCTCTGATCATTCCGACGCTGGATCAGTCAGGGGCTGAAAAGCAGTTCACGCTGTTAGCGACTCATTTGTCGAAAGCGGATTTTACCTGCAGAGTCCTGGCACTCACCAGAGGCGGCCCTTATGAGAAAATTCTGCAAGAGCACGACATCGAAGTGCGTATTCTAAACAAGCGATGGAAGTTCGATCCCTGGGCTTACTCACGGCTTCGACGCGAATTGATCGAGTTTGATCCAGATATTGTCCATACCTGGCTTTTTGCTGCCAATGCTTATGGTCGTCTGGCTGCCAGAGCCGTTCCTCGCGCCAAAGTGGTCGTTTCTGAGCGTTGCGTCGACAGTTGGAAAGCTGGTTGGCAGACATTCCTTGATCGGCGTCTCATCGCCGGGACCGATCAACTCATCGGTAACTCGAAAAGCGTGGTGGAGTTTTATCGGAAGTTGGGCATTCCAGAGAGCAAGCTGGGTTGTATTCCCAATGGCATTGAGTTGCCTGTAATCGAACCAGTTTCGCTGGCTTCCAAAGAGACTTGGAGAAGCGAGCAGGGGATTCCCAAAGAAAGTTTTGTGGTGGGTTATGTCGGCAGACTGGCCCCGCAAAAAGCCATTCAAGACCTGATCTGGGCTATTGAAACCTTAAGGCAGATTCGTCCTCAGTGTCATCTTTACATTGCGGGAGATGGCCCGGAACGAGGTCGACTGGAGAGATTGGTACATGCCGTGCATGCCAATGCCCATGTCCATTTTGCGGGACATGTGAACAAAACAGATGAGATCTATCGACATATCGATGCGTTTTGTTTGCCGAGTCGCTTTGAAGGGATGTCCAATAGCCTGTTAGAAGCGATGAGTTGGGGAGTTCCCTGCCTGGCAAGTGCAATTCCAGCGAACGCAGAGTTGATCGAGAATGCCAGAAGTGGTCTTTTGTTCAATGCCGGGGATGCTGTGGGATTGATGCAAGGGCTGCGGCGGTTCATTGATGAGCCCGAACTGCGGCATCATCTGGGCCAGCAGGCGCGGCAGCGAGTTTCCAGTGAATTTACGATTTCTCAAATGGTGGATCGCTGGGTATCTGTTTACAGAAGTTTAAATGCAGTCAATGGTTAA
- a CDS encoding TraR/DksA family transcriptional regulator, translating into MSRNDAVAKIKKHLLLQREDLRSKIAEEMGLAYSPDDGINDLGETAALVEQSELHTQLAALETRELMQINRALALIEEGHYGVCQKCSKAIPLARLQAVPFTTVCVECQRRQEDLGDNDEDAYSVDWRKAYDHERRSNTAEYSVQDFDLASE; encoded by the coding sequence ATGTCTCGCAATGACGCTGTCGCCAAGATCAAGAAGCACCTGCTCCTGCAACGTGAAGATCTCAGGTCGAAAATTGCAGAAGAAATGGGTCTGGCCTATTCGCCAGACGATGGCATTAATGACCTTGGTGAAACCGCTGCACTGGTGGAGCAGTCCGAGCTTCATACTCAGTTAGCCGCCTTGGAAACACGTGAGTTGATGCAAATCAACCGCGCCCTGGCGCTGATTGAAGAAGGTCATTACGGAGTCTGCCAGAAATGCTCCAAAGCTATTCCTCTGGCCCGACTTCAGGCTGTCCCATTCACCACGGTTTGTGTCGAATGTCAACGTCGCCAGGAAGATCTGGGAGACAATGACGAAGACGCCTACTCGGTCGATTGGCGTAAAGCTTACGATCATGAGCGGCGCTCCAACACAGCCGAATACAGTGTTCAGGATTTCGATCTCGCTTCCGAATGA
- a CDS encoding Gfo/Idh/MocA family oxidoreductase — MTQRSVQKTGVDRRDFLKTTAALAGATMPYWAMTNSVRAMQSPNERPVLGCIGTGDRWYQIVGGALRYSDGAAVCDVDKSHVGKGREKVLEIHGKRNLTRDVEAYEDYRRILDRKDIDVVTIVTPDHWHSKIAIEAMQAGKDVYCEKPLTLTIQEGKQIVKVLKETKRVFQVGTQQRSEMGLNFLKAVAMIRDGRIGKVQKITCDIGGAPSSGEIPAVPTPADINWDMWLGQAPMVDFRFKQTGSKWGNSRCHYEFRWWYEYSGGKMTDWGAHHVDIASWAIEMDSSGPTSVEGISATHPCEMKDGWPQQVDRYNAATEFDVKVMCPNDVEMHIVSKSKDGNGILFEGTEGRFHVSRGAMKGKPVEDLKENPITEEALVKIYKGKVPGNHMGNFFECIKDRTDPISDVYSHHRAMTVCHLANIAIRTGKKIDWDSQSETITNDPALNQWLSREQRKGYEINVSV; from the coding sequence ATGACTCAGCGTTCTGTTCAGAAAACCGGCGTCGATCGTCGTGACTTCCTCAAAACCACGGCTGCTCTGGCCGGTGCCACGATGCCCTACTGGGCGATGACCAACTCAGTTCGCGCCATGCAAAGTCCCAACGAAAGACCAGTGCTGGGTTGTATCGGGACAGGGGATCGCTGGTACCAGATTGTGGGTGGAGCACTCCGCTATTCCGATGGGGCTGCAGTGTGTGATGTCGATAAATCCCACGTCGGCAAGGGACGCGAAAAGGTCCTCGAAATCCACGGCAAACGAAATCTCACGCGTGATGTCGAGGCCTACGAAGACTACCGCAGGATCCTTGATCGCAAGGATATCGACGTCGTCACGATTGTCACCCCTGACCACTGGCACTCGAAGATTGCGATTGAAGCCATGCAGGCTGGCAAAGATGTGTACTGTGAGAAACCACTCACTTTGACCATCCAGGAAGGCAAGCAGATCGTCAAGGTCCTCAAAGAGACCAAACGTGTTTTCCAGGTTGGCACACAACAACGCAGTGAAATGGGGCTGAACTTTCTCAAGGCGGTCGCGATGATTCGCGATGGCCGTATTGGAAAAGTGCAGAAAATTACCTGCGATATTGGTGGTGCTCCATCCAGTGGAGAAATTCCGGCTGTTCCCACTCCCGCCGATATCAACTGGGATATGTGGCTGGGCCAGGCGCCAATGGTCGATTTCCGTTTCAAACAGACAGGCAGCAAATGGGGCAACAGCCGCTGCCACTATGAATTCCGCTGGTGGTACGAGTATTCGGGCGGCAAGATGACCGACTGGGGTGCTCACCACGTCGATATTGCCAGTTGGGCCATCGAAATGGATTCCAGCGGCCCCACCTCAGTTGAAGGCATTTCGGCCACACATCCATGCGAAATGAAAGATGGCTGGCCTCAGCAGGTCGATCGCTACAACGCTGCCACGGAATTCGACGTCAAGGTCATGTGCCCGAACGATGTCGAAATGCACATCGTCAGCAAGTCCAAAGACGGCAACGGAATTCTGTTTGAAGGAACTGAAGGTCGCTTCCACGTCAGCCGGGGTGCCATGAAGGGCAAACCCGTGGAAGATCTGAAAGAGAACCCGATTACCGAAGAAGCACTCGTGAAGATTTACAAAGGGAAGGTCCCCGGTAATCACATGGGGAACTTCTTTGAATGCATCAAGGATCGAACAGATCCCATCTCGGATGTCTACTCGCATCATAGGGCCATGACGGTTTGCCATCTGGCGAACATCGCGATTCGTACAGGCAAGAAGATCGATTGGGATTCACAATCGGAAACCATCACCAACGACCCCGCTTTGAACCAGTGGCTCTCGCGCGAACAGCGTAAGGGTTATGAGATCAATGTGAGTGTCTGA
- the fae gene encoding formaldehyde-activating enzyme, translating to MSFYIGEALAGEGNEIAHIDLMIGDKNGPVGVAFANALADQKAGHSNLLAVLTPNLAVKPATVMITKVTIKGARQAVQMFGPAQYAVAKAVADSVAEGVIPKDQAEKLVIVCGVFIHWEAADDRKIVDYNYEATKLAIARAMKNEPSADEMIAKKDSAKHPFSGI from the coding sequence ATGTCATTTTACATCGGTGAAGCACTGGCTGGCGAAGGCAACGAAATTGCCCACATCGACCTCATGATTGGTGACAAGAACGGCCCCGTCGGCGTGGCCTTTGCCAATGCCCTGGCCGACCAGAAAGCTGGACATTCAAACCTGCTGGCTGTCCTCACACCGAATCTGGCTGTCAAGCCAGCCACCGTGATGATCACCAAGGTCACGATCAAGGGTGCCCGCCAGGCTGTCCAGATGTTTGGTCCTGCCCAGTATGCAGTAGCGAAGGCTGTGGCGGATTCTGTTGCCGAAGGGGTTATTCCTAAGGATCAGGCTGAAAAGCTCGTGATTGTTTGCGGCGTCTTCATTCACTGGGAAGCCGCCGATGATCGCAAGATTGTCGACTACAACTACGAAGCAACTAAGCTCGCGATTGCTCGCGCCATGAAGAACGAGCCGAGTGCCGATGAAATGATCGCGAAGAAGGATTCCGCCAAGCATCCATTCTCTGGCATCTAG
- the xylA gene encoding xylose isomerase produces MSYFPEISKIVYEGPKSKNPLAFKHYNADEQIEGQSMKDLLRYSVAYWHTFRGTGSDPFGGATLQKPWDDGTESVANAIKRVDVAFEFVEKLGAPFYCFHDRDVAPEGATLAESNKNLDAVVARLKEKQLETGIKLLWGTANLFSHPRYMHGAATSPNADVFAYACAQVKKALEVTHELGGENYVFWGGREGYQNLYNTDMKRELDHLAKFMHLAVEHAKAIGFKGQFLFEPKPKEPTKHQYDFDVAACMNFCRAYGLTDYVKMNIETNHATLAGHTMMHELAYASMQNALGSIDANTGDLLLGWDTDQFPTDIYLTTQCMLVILEQQGLAPGGINFDAKVRRESFEPVDLFYAHIGGMDAFARGAKIAAAIRKDGVLKDFVKNRYATWDAGIGNSVESGKITFADLEKYVLEGKAVAKNQSGRQELLENIINDYIQ; encoded by the coding sequence ATGTCGTACTTTCCTGAAATCTCGAAGATCGTCTACGAAGGCCCAAAGTCTAAAAATCCGCTGGCTTTCAAGCATTACAACGCGGACGAACAGATCGAAGGGCAATCCATGAAGGATCTGCTCCGGTACAGCGTGGCCTACTGGCACACCTTCCGCGGCACCGGAAGTGATCCATTTGGTGGAGCCACTTTGCAAAAGCCCTGGGATGACGGCACAGAATCCGTGGCCAACGCCATCAAGCGAGTCGATGTGGCCTTTGAGTTCGTCGAAAAGCTGGGAGCCCCGTTCTACTGCTTCCATGACCGCGATGTGGCTCCCGAAGGGGCCACACTGGCTGAGTCGAACAAGAATCTCGACGCCGTGGTCGCTCGACTGAAGGAGAAACAGCTGGAAACCGGAATCAAGCTTCTCTGGGGCACTGCCAATCTCTTTTCGCACCCACGGTACATGCACGGAGCTGCGACCAGCCCCAATGCCGATGTCTTTGCATATGCCTGTGCACAGGTCAAAAAAGCACTGGAAGTCACCCACGAACTCGGCGGTGAAAACTATGTGTTCTGGGGTGGTCGCGAAGGCTATCAGAACCTCTACAACACCGATATGAAACGAGAACTCGACCATCTGGCCAAGTTCATGCATCTCGCGGTCGAACATGCCAAGGCCATTGGCTTCAAAGGTCAGTTCCTGTTTGAACCTAAGCCGAAAGAACCGACCAAGCATCAGTACGATTTCGATGTGGCAGCCTGTATGAACTTCTGCCGGGCTTATGGCCTGACAGATTACGTCAAAATGAACATCGAAACGAACCACGCCACGCTGGCGGGCCACACGATGATGCATGAACTGGCGTATGCCTCAATGCAGAATGCACTGGGAAGCATTGATGCCAACACTGGCGACCTGCTCCTGGGCTGGGATACCGATCAATTCCCGACAGACATTTACCTGACGACACAGTGCATGCTGGTGATCCTCGAACAACAGGGACTGGCACCGGGTGGGATCAACTTCGATGCCAAGGTTCGTCGTGAAAGCTTCGAGCCGGTGGATCTCTTCTATGCTCACATTGGCGGAATGGATGCTTTTGCCCGTGGTGCAAAGATTGCGGCCGCCATTCGTAAAGATGGCGTGCTCAAGGATTTCGTAAAGAATCGTTACGCCACCTGGGATGCAGGGATTGGCAACAGCGTTGAATCTGGCAAGATCACCTTTGCCGATCTGGAAAAGTACGTATTGGAAGGTAAAGCGGTTGCCAAGAATCAGTCGGGGCGACAGGAACTGCTGGAAAACATCATCAATGATTACATTCAGTAA
- the coaD gene encoding pantetheine-phosphate adenylyltransferase translates to MTSVPLRVVYVGSFDPLTLGHLDIIRRGASLFAHLTVGIGVNPDKRPLFSPEERLEITRQVVADLPNVSVECFSGLTIDFARSSQANAILRGIRSLSDIESEFTMGLANKVLAPQLETIFFMAGERYAHISSSLIKQIALLGNSNSANRLSEFVPEAVIQPLLEKVHQVASQRK, encoded by the coding sequence ATGACCTCTGTTCCACTGCGAGTGGTCTATGTGGGGAGTTTTGATCCCCTGACGCTGGGGCATCTGGATATCATTCGACGGGGGGCCTCGCTCTTTGCACATCTGACTGTGGGGATCGGCGTCAATCCTGATAAACGACCTCTCTTCTCACCAGAGGAGCGGCTGGAGATCACCCGCCAGGTTGTGGCTGACCTCCCGAATGTTTCCGTCGAATGCTTCTCCGGCCTGACCATTGATTTCGCCCGCAGCTCTCAGGCGAATGCCATTTTACGCGGGATTCGTTCCCTTTCAGATATTGAGTCCGAGTTCACGATGGGGCTCGCCAATAAAGTGCTGGCACCACAACTCGAGACAATCTTTTTCATGGCTGGTGAGCGGTATGCTCACATTTCGAGTTCGTTGATCAAGCAGATTGCACTGCTGGGGAATAGCAATTCTGCCAATCGACTCTCTGAGTTTGTTCCCGAAGCTGTGATTCAACCACTTCTGGAAAAAGTCCATCAGGTGGCCAGCCAGCGAAAGTGA
- a CDS encoding thioredoxin family protein: MVRVPSTMLPLGTVAPGFSLPNIDGTIVEKSAFASGAPLLVMFICNHCPFVKHLRSGLAQLGRDYQKTALKIVAISSNDVVAYPQDDLAAMTREAAEAGYTFPCLLDESQEVAKAYRAACTPDFFLFDAAHRLVYRGQFDASRPGNEIPVTGSDLRAAIDSVLKGQSPAAEQTPSIGCNIKWKPGNNPDYFPG; this comes from the coding sequence ATGGTTCGTGTCCCTTCGACCATGCTCCCTTTGGGAACAGTTGCTCCCGGTTTTTCACTGCCAAATATCGATGGCACAATCGTTGAAAAAAGTGCTTTTGCCAGCGGTGCACCTCTGCTGGTGATGTTCATCTGCAATCACTGTCCGTTCGTGAAGCATCTGCGAAGTGGACTGGCTCAACTCGGACGTGATTACCAGAAAACAGCACTCAAAATTGTGGCCATCAGTTCCAACGACGTCGTGGCCTATCCGCAGGATGATCTCGCAGCCATGACACGCGAAGCAGCCGAAGCGGGCTACACCTTTCCTTGTCTACTCGATGAGAGTCAGGAAGTGGCCAAAGCTTACCGGGCGGCGTGTACGCCAGACTTTTTCCTGTTTGATGCAGCCCACCGGCTGGTCTACCGGGGCCAGTTTGATGCCTCACGACCCGGGAATGAAATCCCCGTCACAGGGAGCGATCTGCGGGCAGCGATCGACTCGGTTCTCAAAGGTCAAAGCCCTGCAGCAGAACAGACACCATCGATTGGCTGTAACATCAAGTGGAAACCAGGCAACAATCCTGATTACTTCCCCGGCTGA
- a CDS encoding radical SAM protein — MAEIIPLHRDHSRLFHQNRYVYPVVSRRSGGISVGINLNPDKVCNFDCIYCQVDRRSEAETNFVGTEQLLAELDEVIELVTSGRLWDDEKFGATPQAFRRFNDIAFSGDGEPTTFRNFDLIVNEVAQRKMNAGVDQVKMVLITNASMFHRPACQRGLVVLMAHQGEIWAKLDAGTEEYYHLIERTRIPLARILENILDVSLRWPVVIQALFMNVAGVPPTDAEISAWLGRLKDILSAGGQISLVQVYTVARPPAEAIVTPLSDAEVDHIVKRLQQETSLTAQGYYGSRTSS; from the coding sequence ATGGCGGAAATCATTCCACTTCATCGCGACCATTCGAGGTTGTTTCATCAGAATCGCTACGTCTATCCGGTTGTTTCCAGACGAAGCGGTGGCATTTCCGTCGGGATTAATCTCAATCCGGATAAGGTCTGCAACTTCGATTGCATCTATTGTCAGGTCGATCGGCGAAGTGAAGCCGAGACGAATTTTGTCGGTACTGAACAACTTCTGGCCGAACTCGATGAAGTGATTGAACTGGTGACTAGCGGCAGGCTCTGGGACGATGAAAAATTCGGAGCCACCCCTCAGGCGTTTCGTCGCTTCAATGACATAGCCTTTTCCGGTGATGGAGAACCCACCACGTTTCGAAACTTCGACTTGATTGTGAATGAAGTTGCTCAAAGGAAGATGAATGCCGGGGTCGACCAGGTAAAGATGGTCTTGATCACCAATGCCAGTATGTTCCATCGACCAGCCTGCCAGCGCGGGCTGGTGGTGCTGATGGCTCATCAGGGAGAGATCTGGGCCAAGCTCGATGCCGGGACTGAAGAGTATTACCACCTGATTGAACGAACTCGCATTCCCTTGGCGAGAATTCTGGAGAACATTCTCGATGTCTCGCTGCGCTGGCCTGTCGTGATCCAGGCCCTCTTTATGAATGTGGCTGGTGTGCCTCCGACAGACGCCGAAATCTCCGCCTGGCTGGGCCGCTTAAAAGACATTCTTTCCGCAGGTGGCCAGATTTCTCTGGTCCAGGTTTACACAGTCGCACGACCACCTGCCGAAGCGATTGTCACACCGCTCTCAGATGCCGAGGTTGATCACATTGTGAAGCGTTTGCAGCAGGAAACATCGCTGACCGCTCAAGGATATTACGGTTCCCGCACGTCATCCTGA